From the Anguilla rostrata isolate EN2019 chromosome 5, ASM1855537v3, whole genome shotgun sequence genome, the window ACACACAGGGCCTCTAGTGTATGGAGCACTATGAGCACTATGGCCTTTAAACACACAGGGCCTCTAGTGTATGGAGCACTATGACCTTTAAACACACAGGGCCTCTAGTGTATGAAGCACTATGAGCACTATGGCCTTTAAACACACAGGGCCTCTAGTGTATGGATCTCTCCCCAGATCATTTCTGCGTTACCCCAGCTACGCGGTCGGGAAACGGAGGTGGTCGACCGCTGCACCAAGATGCTTCAGAACCGCAGGGAATATCTGCGCAGGACTGGCCAGGTACCAAACATCaaaaaccaatcaatcaatcaatcagtcaatcaatcaaacaaacagtcaacaaatcagtcaatcaattattcattcaaacaatcaatcaaccaaAGAATTTAATAATCAGCCAACTACTCAGACAACAAAGAAATCATTCAAACCAAACAGTCAACCAATGTATCTATCAACCAACCTATCGGTCAATCAGTCAATTGATCtctcattcataaaaacaacataaatcgatcaataaattcaattcaattcaattcaattcacttTCTTTGTCCCCGAGGGGCAATTGGAGAGGCACATAGAGTAGTACGATTAACAAGTAACACAAtacaggagaaaaataaaaaataaaaaacacacataacatacagtGCAACAATGCTGATTTTGAGGCAAAATAGATAAAAAAATTGGGCAATCACTCAGTTAACCAAAGACTCGTTCAGTCTCACAGGCAtttttgagtgtgagtgtgaatgagagtgtgtgtgtgtgtgtgagtgtgattgagagtgagagtgtgtgtgtgtgtgtgtgtgtgtgtgagtgtgaatgagagtgtgagtgatgagggtgtgtgtgtgagttgtgatgaggagtgagagagtgtgagtgtgatgatGGAGTGGAGTGTgatgagagatgtgtgtgagtgtgtgagagtgagagtgtgatgtgtgaggtgtgagtgtgatggaagagtgtgagtgtgagtgtgaatgagagtggagtgtgagtgtgtgagcatgagagtgtgtgagtgtgagtgtgaatgagagtgtgagtgtgagtgtgaatgaagtgtgagtgtgagtgtgagtgagagtgtgagtgtgagtgtgaatgagagtgtgagtgtgagtgtgaatgagagtggagtgtgtgagtgtgagatgAGAGTGTGGAGGTGTGATGGGTgatggagtgtgagtgtgagtgtgtgagtggatgagagtgtgagtgtgagtgagagtgtgagtgtgagtgtgaatgagagtgtgagtgtgagtgtgaatgagagtgtgagtgtgagtgtgaatgagagtgtgagtgtgagtgtgaatgagagtgtgagtgtgagtgtgaatgagagtgtgagtgtgagtgtgaatgagagtgtgagtgtgagtgtgagtgtgaatgagagtgtgagtgtgagtgtgaatgagagtgtgagtgtgagtgtgaatgagagtgtgagtgtgagtttgaaTGAGAGGAATTTCCTGTGTGAGACTGATCCTCTTCTTCCTGCTTTCAGGTCACCCCTCCGAAATACCTCATCTCTGGAGCCCCACCTCCAGAAACAGTCCCCAATCACATGCTGAGTTGAGAGACAGACTCCAAGAGCATCAGCCTTTCACTATGGCCAATTAATTTTTAAGATTTTATAGATTTTCTGTGTATTCAGTATGTTTACATGGaatgtaatgttgtgttttCCTCCATGAAAATAATGACGGTATTATtctacaaatacaaaaaggtttttttctgtttgtttttttgctagAACACCATTACAGAACCAACAAAACCCTTCAGTGCTAGAACAGCATTACAGAACCACCAGAACCTTTAGTGCTAGAACACCATTACAGAACCAACAAAACCCTTCGGTGCTAGAACAGCATTACAGAACCAACAGAACCCTTCAGTGCTAGAACAGCATTACAGAACCAACAGAACCCTTCTCTCTTGGAACACCATTACAGGACCACCAGAACCCTTCAGTGCTACAGGAGTAAGAGATGACTGCAGCACAACTAGGAATGCTCAGGCTGGTCTGCCCAAGGCCCCGCCCATCCATCTAcaagaggccccgcccacctgccctCCAATGAACTGAGATCGAAAGGCAGTACATATCTAAATAAAGTATGGatataaaaatgtgacatttttctaaaatattgtCCTTTGCGGGTGCATTTTGTTCTAAAAATATGCATTCTCTTGCTGAGCAAATAACAGGCTGAGGGGATGTGGGATGAAGTGAGCaagattaaaaatgtacattttgctAGGAAACCAGGAACTGATGTACGATTACATTCCAATACTCTACTCCATCGGACCgtttaaataacatttcaaataaaatatataaaacccaaagtgcatgtgtgtggcatTGGAATGGCAGGTGTTTCTCCAGGCTGGCATATAGCTTTCCTATACAGTGCCGAGAGCTCTTTTCAGTGCAGCTCTACATTTAAACAACTTGCTTGTTTTTTCCAGGCTTTGCTGTAGCAGCAGTAGCTTTAGATCAGAGCTAAAATAACCAAGCtcggtgagggggagggggcagtggaACGCAGGcaaaatatacatacaataaTGCCAGAAGCAATTCTAGCCTTGCTCTCTTAATCTCATTTCCAAACCTTATTTTTTAACAGATTTTTCTCAATTAAATGTTCTCTCATTCACCCTGCCACAAAgtaaatatgaatgtatatatGTGGCAAGATCATCCAAACGTTGAgctaaaatataatttccctATTATTGAAGTTTTCCAAATTTGGGATAattatgataaaaatatttttttctttatgaatCGGTTGGTGACGTTTTACAAACGCTTTATTTTCACGTGTTTCGGTCCTCTGAGGCCACCGTAAGGATTGCTGAAATATCCTTAATGGAGAACTATATCCGGTGAGTACACCTACAGCATTGTCTGACTACAAACGTGAAATGTACACGTACTACAATACTTGAATAACTTCACCTCATcgttgaaaacaaaacaaaaataatgattcaAATATCTTTGTTTGCTTACTCGTAAAGTCCATTCCCCAGTGATTCTTAGCTATCACTGATAGCTGGCTAGCGTGTGCTACCTCGGTATTGTTGacgtttagctagctaagtaGCTAGCTGTAGCTACATGCAAAACTATTACTAGGAACCTGATGTAACATTACCTAATTCATTGCTTGTTTTTCATAGCGCTTAAAGGTTGTCTAAAATAAGTTTTACAAGTTCGTTTGACAAGGTAACTTAATTAGCTTTCTAACTATCATCGTCCGTGTGTTCATTCGTATGTGCTAACACAAATTTAGCCACCCAACTAACCTTAAATTTAAATCCCTGCGAATCCTAAGCACGTGATGAATTGCGAGTTTTTATCAAAGACAAATTACAAAACAAGACTGCACGCACCATATCACTTTAATCAGCTTTGGCTTTCAGATGAGCATACTATAATTATTTTACACCGACGACTTCTGCTTTCAACTAAAACCAACTGGTATTTAGACATTTCCCGCTCTGAAATTGTCTCCGCATTGTAAAAATACAAACGTTGGTTTTAAAAGGCGCAGATGATTCATTCCTGAGTAGATACACCTCTTTTTGAGTGAAACCTTTTGATAGTTTGGTCAATTTTCTTAGTTTGGTTGTTTTTGAAGACACTGCTCTGCATTTGGCTGTGTTCTGTGATGGTTTTGGGTCCTCTGACAGACAGATTATACCTTTGTGGTTTGAGATGTAGAAATGAGTTTGCCAACCCTCTGCCCTGGCTACTGGTGCACTCATATTGGCGTAGAAGGGAATTAAGGATCTTGAAGTGTGAAGTAGCCCAATATTTCAACAGGACACAAGTAAAGGAAACccttattttgttattttgctttacttgtacaaaaaacattatttaatttgtggtGAATCTTTTCATTCTTGGGCACCAAGGTAAGAAGAGGGCACGAAGTTGGGGGTCAGTGGAGGGACCGGACTGCtacggagaggaagtggagaccTTGGGACAGGAAGTAGAGACCCTGGAGTGTGCCGTGGAGTCGGCGCTCAAACGCTCGCCAACATGTCGGACGCCATCCTCACTTTCCAAGTCCAGCTCTCTGCTGTCATGGAAACGGTGCTCAAGTCGGCCATGTATGAGATCACCCGGCTGGTGGAGGACAGCTTCCTGGAGGAAGTGGCTCggagcaaacaggaagtggaggccCTGAGGCAGCGGCTGCAGTGGTCAGAGAGCCGgcgcagagagcgagagagcggtgGGCGAGCGAGGTGCCTGGACTGCGGCAGAGTCGGAGTTTCCAGCGAGGAGTCAGAGGACCCACCCTCAGAAACACTGTCCGGTTAGAAACCCCCTTCTCATTCTGAAACCCATCATTCTGTTACTTTAGAGTGTGAAAACccattgttttatgtgtgtgtttgtggatgtgtgtgtgtgtattatgacgtgtgtatgtgtatgtatgatgtgtgtatattatgacgtgtgtgtatatgtatatgtgtgtgtgatttgtgtatattatgacgtgtgtgtgtatgtataagtgtgtgtgtgtgtatattatgacgtgtgtgtgtatgtataagtgtgtattatgtgtgtatattataatgtgtgtgtgtaagtgtgtatgatgtgtgtgtattatgacgtgtgtatgtatgtgtaagtgtgtatgtgtgtgtatattatgacgtgtgtctgtatgtgtaagtgtgtatgatgtgtgtgtgttatgacgtgtgtgtatatgtgtaagtgtgtatgtgtgtgtatattatgacgtgtgtgtatgtgtaagtgtgtatgtgtgtgtatattatgacgtgtgtgtatgtatgtgtaagtgtgtatgatgtgtgtgtattatgatgtgtgtgtgtatattatgatgtgtgtgtgtatgtgtaagtgtgtatgatgtgtgtgtttgtgttatggcGTGTGTAGCAGCTGTTGAAAGgggcgtttgtgtgtctgtgttgatgcaggagctgaagcagaccctcctcctcctctcagtaAGGGCTGTGCTGAGCCGGAGTGGAGCCCCGCTGTGGGACAGGACACAGCGCCCTCTTCAGGCAGCCTCCTGCCAGAGCGGCAGAGCAGCAGGCCGCGCGGCGGGGAGGCCTGCGGGGCGTACGAGTCGGAGGCGGGACAGGAAGCCGCCGCCCGCAGACTCGGTCTGGCTGGGCCTCAGCGCTGCGGGCCACGCCGCAGTGACCCCGACTCGCAGCGCGTCACCTGGACCACCTTTAAATTAGGGGACAGCCACGCTGAGGCGGAGGGGCTGGACCCCCCGTACGCTGCAGCGGCAGAGCCAGCCAGTCCGCAGGCTCACAGGGacccgcagccccgccccgctgaggagggggcggggaacaGCGCCTCCCCTCTGCAGTACCTTAATGTGAAATCGGAGGCGCTGCTCATTAAAGAGGAGGCGGA encodes:
- the LOC135255971 gene encoding zinc finger protein 628-like isoform X1; amino-acid sequence: MSDAILTFQVQLSAVMETVLKSAMYEITRLVEDSFLEEVARSKQEVEALRQRLQWSESRRRERESGGRARCLDCGRVGVSSEESEDPPSETLSGAEADPPPPLSKGCAEPEWSPAVGQDTAPSSGSLLPERQSSRPRGGEACGAYESEAGQEAAARRLGLAGPQRCGPRRSDPDSQRVTWTTFKLGDSHAEAEGLDPPYAAAAEPASPQAHRDPQPRPAEEGAGNSASPLQYLNVKSEALLIKEEAEVQPVCSEELRWDVAHRESWDRGDLQVEHTAHSPPPQGAVTSLQCFPEKLESLALRFPPQQQGLVLPQSLRAAPSSTGVRADPPDTAGCTVHLRGFTQSKTTQLHHRDPAVERPFCCTRCGKSFSRLPYLKEHLKTHTGEKPFSCIQCGRGFTKLSNLKAHRRVHTGERPYICTNCGKRFTLKSNLKRHQRIHTGDRLFSCK
- the LOC135255971 gene encoding uncharacterized protein LOC135255971 isoform X2; the protein is MSDAILTFQVQLSAVMETVLKSAMYEITRLVEDSFLEEVARSKQEVEALRQRLQWSESRRRERESGGRARCLDCGRVGVSSEESEDPPSETLSGAEADPPPPLSKGCAEPEWSPAVGQDTAPSSGSLLPERQSSRPRGGEACGAYESEAGQEAAARRLGLAGPQRCGPRRSDPDSQRVTWTTFKLGDSHAEAEGLDPPYAAAAEPASPQAHRDPQPRPAEEGAGNSASPLQYLNVKSEALLIKEEAEVQPVCSEELRWDVAHRESWDRGDLQVEGLVRMGLQGGGPRKSHAQRQREYRARVKQDPSRYLERRASETMRVRMFRQRRSMEAVARDREMARLRMREYRWRKKQTRGVASEDTARGGVAMGPWPRVKAGGGVGGLVTEGLNHGGVVTEVWSRGHDQGVWPWGAGSAGVVVGGVATGGRDIAVAK